A genomic window from Nicotiana sylvestris chromosome 11, ASM39365v2, whole genome shotgun sequence includes:
- the LOC104210855 gene encoding isoleucine N-monooxygenase 2-like, with protein MVSTFFSYITTLWQIFFSIILKITSKLLGTTRNKPLLPPGPKPWPVFGCIPQMVLNKKPAFEWIHKLMEEMNTEIACIRLGNVHAIPVTSPELACLFLKNQDSIFSSSPICMYANLVSNGCLTSLFLPMGDQWMKMRRILPSHVLSATSFQWLPRKRDEEADHIIRFVYDQCINKRLVINLRKVTRYYCANVINNMIFSKRLLGKRIIENGGPLVELQQDQEKQIDAIFTLLEYFHSFSISDYLPWLSRFYLDGHKAIIKKAFPIATKHIDLEIDQRIHIWKHGNKNVEEDILDVLIMLRDSNGNTMLNAKEIKAQVLEFMLAMLDNPSYAFQWTIKEMLNQPMIMQRAIEEIDNVIGGKKFVQESDLPQLNYVKACIKGSFRLHPFGGF; from the exons atggTTTCTACTTTCTTTAGCTATATTACTACTCTATGGCAAATTTTCTTTTCCATAATCCTTAAGATAACAAGCAAATTATTGGGTACTACAAGAAATAAGCCATTATTGCCTCCAGGTCCAAAACCATGGCCAGTATTTGGTTGCATTCCTCAAATGGTACTAAACAAGAAGCCAGCATTTGAGTGGATACACAAACTAATGGAGGAAATGAATACTGAAATTGCTTGCATTCGTCTTGGTAATGTTCATGCCATTCCTGTCACTTCTCCTGAGCTTGCTTGCCTATTTTTAAAGAATCAAGACTCGATTTTCTCGTCGAGTCCTATTTGCATGTACGCAAACCTCGTTAGCAATGGCTGCTTGACTTCACTTTTTCTTCCTATGGGTGATCAATGGATGAAAATGAGAAGAATCCTTCCTTCCCATGTCCTCTCAGCTACATCATTTCAATGGCTTCCTCGTAAGAGAGATGAAGAAGCTGACCATATTATTCGATTCGTTTATGATCAGTGCATTAACAAACGTCTTGTTATTAACTTGAGAAAAGTGACAAGATACTATTGTGCAAATGTTATTAACAATATGATTTTCAGCAAGAGATTACTTGGAAAAAGAATAATAGAAAATGGAGGACCATTAGTAGAATTACAACAAGATCAGGAGAAGCAGATTGATGCAATTTTTACACTActtgaatattttcattcttttAGTATCTCAGATTACTTACCATGGTTAAGTAGATTTTATTTAGATGGTCACAAGGCAATTATTAAGAAAGCCTTTCCCATAGCAACAAAACACATTGATCTTGAAATTGACCAGAGGATTCATATTTGGAAGCATGGCAACAAAAATGTGGAAGAAGACATCCTTGATGTTCTTATCATGCTCAGAGATAGTAATGGGAATACTATGTTGAATGCTAAAGAGATTAAAGCGCAAGTCCTT GAATTCATGCTTGCTATGTTAGATAATCCGTCATATGCATTCCAATGGACAATCAAAGAAATGTTGAACCAACCAATGATAATGCAAAGGGCCATAGAAGAGATTGACAATGTCATTGGGGGCAAAAAATTTGTTCAAGAATCCGACTTGCCACAGTTAAATTATGTCAAAGCTTGTATTAAAGGGTCATTTCGACTACATCCCTTTGGCGGCTTTTAA